In one Halichondria panicea chromosome 4, odHalPani1.1, whole genome shotgun sequence genomic region, the following are encoded:
- the LOC135334645 gene encoding uncharacterized protein LOC135334645 encodes MASSTRQIVMLFAVAVLLFTTCKAAPIVKRQSTNESDALTNYALGLIIGAHIANASLVDRLTNHSANLSESAFGAVRIACTLHSGYKNIDALLPNDSADALMRLISENVQEDACELLKEEVSPSVFSLDCGSESVFSDLDDICALWDYSVMAQSNADNLEVVTGTRCDSDESMKIKCDEWICNHNLQGNNSIMRASLTPEECPEATV; translated from the exons ATGGCTTCTTCAACCCGACAAATCGTAATGCTCTTTGCAGTAGCTGTACTGCTATTCACCACCTGCAAGGCAGCCCCCATCGTTAAGAGACAATCAACTAATGAGTCGGATGCACTCACAAACTATGCTCTGGGACTCATTATTGGAGCTCATATTGCA AATGCCTCACTTGTTGACCGCCTCACAAATCACTCGGCAAACCTCTCAGAGTCCGCCTTTGGTGCAGTCCGGATCGCTTGTACTCTTCACTCTGGCTACAAGAACATTGACGCTCTCTTACCCAACGACTCTGCTGATGCCTTGATGAGACTCATTTCTGAGAACGTCCAAGAAGACGCTTGTGAATTGCTCAAAGAAGAAGTTAGTCCCTCTGTTTTTAGTCTGGATTGTGGGAGTGAGAGTGTGTTTAGTGATTTGGATGACATCTGTGCTCTCTGGGACTACTCGGTCATGGCTCAGTCAAATGCTGACAACTTAGAGGTTGTCACGGGAACTCGATGCGATTCCGATGAGTCTATGAAGATAAAATGTGACGAATGGATTTGCAATCATAATCTTCAAGGCAACAATTCTATTATGAGGGCTAGCCTCACCCCTGAAGAGTGTCCAGAAGCCACAGTATAA